The following proteins are encoded in a genomic region of Variovorax paradoxus:
- a CDS encoding RtcB family protein — translation MEQNYKLHQVANGVPVKMWTNGVPVEDEAQKQLENAARLPIVFKHIAAMPDVHYGIGATVGSVIPTFKAIIPAAVGVDIGCGMMACKTTLNARDLPDNLGPLRAAIEKAVPHGSNPKRMGRDKGSWETPPDETDAAWAKLVDEFDLICEDYPRIKNTNNHKHLGTLGTGNHFIEVCLDEAGAVWFMLHSGSRGVGNAIGTHFIELAKKDAELHQRNLPDQDLAYFEEGAKYFGDYVRAVGWAQKFARANREVMMQRVVAAARKVIAKPFEAHVEAVNCHHNYVSRETHFGEDVLITRKGAVSAKAGELGIIPGSMGAKSYIVRGKGNPESFMSCSHGAGRTMSRTKAKKLFTIADQIAATEGVECRKDADVIDEIPMAYKDIDAVMEAQKDLVEVVYTLKQVVCVKG, via the coding sequence ATGGAACAGAACTACAAACTGCACCAGGTCGCCAACGGCGTCCCCGTGAAGATGTGGACGAACGGCGTGCCCGTGGAAGACGAAGCGCAAAAGCAGCTCGAGAACGCGGCCCGCCTGCCCATCGTCTTCAAGCACATCGCGGCCATGCCCGATGTGCACTACGGCATCGGCGCGACCGTAGGCTCGGTGATCCCGACCTTCAAGGCCATCATCCCGGCCGCGGTGGGCGTGGACATCGGCTGCGGAATGATGGCGTGCAAGACCACGCTCAACGCACGCGACCTGCCCGACAACCTGGGTCCGCTGCGCGCCGCGATCGAGAAGGCCGTGCCGCACGGAAGCAATCCCAAGCGCATGGGCCGCGACAAGGGCTCGTGGGAAACGCCGCCCGACGAAACCGATGCGGCCTGGGCCAAGCTGGTGGATGAGTTCGACCTGATCTGCGAGGACTACCCGCGCATCAAGAACACGAACAACCACAAGCACCTGGGAACGCTGGGTACCGGCAACCACTTCATCGAGGTGTGCCTCGACGAGGCCGGCGCCGTGTGGTTCATGCTGCACTCGGGTTCGCGCGGCGTGGGCAACGCCATCGGCACGCACTTCATCGAGCTCGCGAAGAAGGATGCCGAGCTGCACCAGCGCAACCTGCCAGACCAGGACCTGGCGTACTTCGAGGAAGGCGCTAAGTACTTCGGCGACTACGTGCGCGCGGTGGGCTGGGCCCAGAAGTTCGCGCGTGCCAACCGCGAAGTGATGATGCAGCGCGTGGTCGCGGCTGCGCGCAAGGTCATCGCCAAGCCGTTCGAGGCGCATGTGGAAGCGGTGAACTGCCACCACAACTACGTGAGCCGCGAGACGCATTTCGGCGAAGACGTGCTCATCACGCGCAAGGGCGCGGTGAGCGCCAAGGCCGGCGAACTCGGGATCATTCCCGGCAGCATGGGTGCCAAGAGCTACATCGTGCGCGGAAAGGGCAACCCCGAGAGCTTCATGAGTTGCAGCCACGGTGCGGGCCGCACGATGAGCCGCACCAAGGCGAAGAAGCTCTTCACCATCGCCGACCAGATCGCCGCGACCGAAGGCGTGGAATGCCGCAAGGACGCCGACGTGATCGACGAGATTCCGATGGCCTACAAGGACATCGATGCGGTGATGGAAGCGCAGAAGGACCTGGTGGAGGTGGTTTACACGCTCAAGCAGGTGGTTTGCGTGAAGGGATAG
- a CDS encoding zinc-ribbon domain containing protein → MKSNKQRRAEIKAHRLERADALKVQLRTQDARQLSAGGLVPGMAMADKSRLAHYNTTFGEVPDFYLDQAYTCRDCGAKEVWTAKQQKWWHEVAQGSVYSHAVRCRACRQARRALRDAALRNEGANLLGGEVTRLRALATTEKPTPDALAQVEAALQSKWRSLRVVAIEVMGQWGGPGQIERLQAFAADRGSSYGTWEREAANAAAKALARWAEKDREC, encoded by the coding sequence ATGAAAAGCAACAAGCAACGCCGCGCCGAGATCAAGGCGCATCGCCTCGAACGCGCCGACGCGCTGAAGGTGCAACTGCGCACGCAAGACGCCCGGCAGCTCTCGGCGGGCGGCCTTGTGCCGGGAATGGCCATGGCCGACAAGTCACGGCTTGCGCACTACAACACCACCTTTGGCGAAGTGCCGGACTTCTATCTCGACCAGGCCTACACCTGCCGCGATTGCGGCGCGAAAGAGGTGTGGACCGCCAAGCAGCAGAAGTGGTGGCACGAAGTCGCGCAGGGTTCGGTGTACAGCCATGCGGTTCGATGCCGTGCATGCCGGCAAGCGCGTCGCGCGCTGCGCGACGCAGCGCTCCGGAACGAAGGCGCCAACCTGCTGGGCGGCGAGGTCACCCGATTGCGCGCATTGGCAACAACGGAAAAGCCGACGCCCGACGCGTTGGCACAGGTCGAGGCTGCCTTGCAAAGCAAGTGGCGCAGCTTGCGCGTGGTCGCAATCGAAGTCATGGGCCAGTGGGGCGGTCCCGGGCAGATCGAACGGTTGCAAGCATTTGCGGCAGACCGCGGAAGCAGCTACGGGACATGGGAACGCGAAGCGGCGAATGCCGCGGCAAAAGCACTGGCACGCTGGGCGGAGAAAGATCGGGAATGTTGA
- a CDS encoding ribonuclease Z has translation MLKLTFLGTSSGTPTRQRNVSGLAVQTVLGADWFLVDCGEGTQHRLLQTPLSLHDLAAVCITHVHGDHCYGLPGLLASAGMGKRTKPLKLIAPRPVWEWFEATRRLTDLHLPYEVEHVDLEAEALVYEAPGLRIERHVLRHRVPSHAYRVQVQTRRVRLKADALRAAGLPPGPAWRALQNGEDVPFNGEVLRSADFAETHIDRASAVLGGDNAEPALLRVACEGAQLLVNEATYTQEALDKVGPGPMHSSARLLAEFAQSVEVPNLVLTHLSPRHQNEEGMAALMAETQAHYSGHAFLANDLDVFELDSTGKVTVTPARSDE, from the coding sequence ATGTTGAAACTCACTTTTCTGGGCACCTCCTCGGGCACCCCCACGCGCCAGCGCAACGTCTCGGGCCTTGCGGTGCAGACCGTGCTCGGCGCCGACTGGTTCCTGGTCGATTGCGGCGAAGGCACGCAGCACCGCCTGCTGCAAACGCCGCTGTCCTTGCACGACCTGGCAGCTGTCTGCATCACGCATGTGCACGGCGACCATTGCTATGGCCTGCCGGGACTGCTCGCGAGCGCCGGCATGGGCAAGCGCACGAAGCCGCTGAAGCTGATCGCGCCGCGGCCGGTGTGGGAGTGGTTCGAGGCGACGCGCCGGTTGACGGACCTGCATCTGCCGTACGAGGTCGAGCATGTGGATCTCGAAGCCGAGGCGCTGGTCTACGAAGCCCCGGGCCTGCGCATCGAGCGCCATGTGCTGCGGCACCGGGTGCCCAGCCACGCCTACCGCGTGCAGGTGCAAACCCGGCGCGTGCGGCTGAAGGCCGACGCCTTGCGCGCCGCGGGCCTGCCGCCGGGCCCCGCATGGCGCGCGCTGCAGAACGGGGAGGACGTGCCTTTCAACGGCGAGGTGCTGCGCAGTGCCGATTTCGCGGAGACGCACATCGACAGGGCCAGCGCCGTGCTCGGAGGCGACAACGCCGAACCCGCACTGTTGCGCGTGGCCTGCGAGGGGGCGCAGCTGCTGGTGAACGAGGCCACCTACACGCAAGAGGCGCTCGACAAGGTCGGGCCTGGACCGATGCACAGTTCGGCGCGCCTGCTGGCCGAATTTGCGCAATCCGTCGAAGTGCCCAACCTGGTTCTCACGCACCTCAGCCCGCGCCACCAGAACGAAGAGGGCATGGCCGCGCTGATGGCGGAGACGCAGGCCCACTACAGTGGCCATGCATTCCTGGCCAACGACCTGGACGTTTTTGAACTCGACAGCACCGGCAAGGTGACTGTCACGCCTGCCCGATCGGACGAATGA
- a CDS encoding nucleotidyltransferase domain-containing protein has translation MSNQEFLRSAHSIDPAMRVQIMDALRDIETRHDVTVLFACESGSRGWGFASPDSDYDVRFIYVNRLPWYLTVTPRRDVIELPISGDLDINGWDLRKALGLMRESNPTLLEWLRSPVVYRDDAVAMPRFRALSEAVFSNARGWHHYASMAKKNFREHLQAEEVRYKKYLYVLRPLLAARWIRTQAGVPPMRFADLAQKTLDPVSDAALIEEINALLEVKMRAGEAATSPRWPGIHAFIESELAANAAEPVAPLPQAESAGLDAFLCETVLRFDAAAPAATEGGCG, from the coding sequence ATGAGCAACCAAGAATTCCTGCGCTCGGCGCACTCCATCGATCCCGCCATGCGCGTGCAGATCATGGACGCCCTGCGCGACATCGAAACGCGGCATGACGTCACGGTGCTGTTCGCCTGCGAATCCGGCAGCCGTGGCTGGGGCTTTGCCTCGCCCGACAGCGACTACGACGTGCGCTTCATCTACGTGAACCGCCTGCCGTGGTATCTCACCGTCACGCCGCGCCGCGACGTGATCGAACTGCCGATCAGCGGCGATCTCGACATCAACGGCTGGGACCTGCGCAAGGCGCTGGGCCTGATGCGCGAGTCGAACCCTACGCTGCTCGAATGGCTGCGTTCGCCCGTCGTGTACCGCGACGACGCGGTCGCAATGCCGCGCTTTCGTGCGCTCTCGGAGGCGGTGTTCTCCAACGCGCGCGGCTGGCATCACTACGCCTCGATGGCCAAGAAGAACTTCCGCGAGCATCTGCAGGCCGAAGAGGTGCGCTACAAGAAATATCTCTACGTGCTGCGCCCGCTGCTTGCGGCGCGCTGGATCCGGACGCAAGCCGGCGTACCGCCGATGCGCTTTGCCGACCTGGCTCAGAAGACGCTCGATCCCGTAAGCGACGCTGCGCTGATCGAAGAGATCAACGCGCTGCTCGAGGTGAAGATGCGCGCCGGCGAAGCCGCCACCAGCCCGCGCTGGCCTGGCATTCACGCGTTCATCGAAAGCGAACTGGCGGCCAACGCGGCCGAGCCGGTCGCGCCGCTGCCGCAGGCCGAGAGTGCGGGGCTGGACGCGTTTCTCTGCGAGACGGTGCTGCGCTTCGACGCGGCCGCGCCCGCCGCGACGGAAGGAGGCTGCGGATGA
- a CDS encoding alpha/beta hydrolase — protein MNTKQLIAAAALAVLGTAAAHAETYEGVQAVTSYANRADVQAEAVAAARGGNPYSDSAAEGVLAIDSTLDRNAVRDQAVAAAHNPLQSLDRRAFYRDQVPSAYSKPAVSFTRQAGL, from the coding sequence ATGAACACGAAGCAACTCATCGCCGCCGCCGCACTCGCCGTCCTGGGCACGGCAGCCGCCCACGCCGAGACCTACGAAGGCGTGCAGGCCGTCACTTCCTACGCCAACCGCGCGGACGTGCAGGCCGAAGCCGTGGCGGCCGCTCGCGGCGGTAATCCGTATTCGGACAGCGCAGCCGAAGGCGTGCTGGCCATCGATTCGACGCTGGATCGCAATGCCGTGCGCGACCAGGCCGTGGCCGCCGCGCACAATCCGCTGCAAAGCCTGGACCGCCGCGCCTTCTATCGCGACCAGGTGCCTTCGGCGTACAGCAAGCCGGCCGTCTCGTTCACCCGGCAAGCCGGCCTGTAA
- a CDS encoding adenylate/guanylate cyclase domain-containing protein has product MDRRSLPFPFPPRPPTRRNLRWASGLVLMAYVTAHLLNHSLGIAAFAAAETVLRGVQSFWHSLPGTLLLYGAATVHLALAVAALWERRTLRMPPLEGLRVLLGFALPLLLATHLTAMRGAYLAYGIEGSYARVVWGLWSLPGASAQLAMMLAAWLHGCLGMHFALRARPAYRRFSHLLLAFAVVLPLTAAMGFVSMGREFQWTGVPPAVLPTPAQGQALDTAETRIKLFYALGLAALLAAYAARHWFARRPRGPSIALRYPGRTVRVPRGWSVLEASRSLGIAHLSVCGGRARCSTCRVRVLGPAEHIGEAGRDEQRTLDRVRAPGDVRLACQLRPRGDIEVTPLFAPPPNAGRPAPVSSFGRERDVAILFVDLRRWSGLSERQWPFDLAYVLDRYFATVGAAVRESGGVPNQFIGDSVMAIFGLETDLSTACRQALRATELIGERMDAWSEGFEAQFGQRLDFGMGLHAGRAAVGEVGYLDTTTFTAIGEVVNTASRLQDHAKTAASRRVVSLFAAQQAGFAHSVEQVDTLVVRGRSEPLAVICSPPMATPL; this is encoded by the coding sequence ATGGACAGACGTTCCCTCCCATTCCCTTTTCCGCCGAGACCGCCGACCCGGCGCAATCTCCGCTGGGCGAGCGGGCTGGTGCTGATGGCCTATGTGACGGCGCACCTACTGAATCATTCGCTTGGCATCGCCGCCTTTGCCGCGGCCGAGACGGTGCTGCGCGGCGTGCAGAGCTTCTGGCACAGCCTGCCGGGCACGCTGCTGCTCTATGGCGCCGCCACGGTGCACCTGGCACTTGCGGTGGCTGCGCTGTGGGAGCGCCGCACTCTGCGCATGCCGCCGCTCGAGGGGCTGCGCGTGCTGCTGGGCTTCGCACTGCCGCTTTTGCTGGCCACGCACCTGACCGCCATGCGGGGGGCCTACCTCGCGTATGGCATCGAGGGTTCCTATGCGCGCGTGGTCTGGGGCCTGTGGAGCTTGCCGGGCGCGAGCGCGCAACTGGCGATGATGCTCGCGGCCTGGCTCCACGGCTGCCTCGGCATGCACTTCGCCCTGCGGGCGCGGCCGGCCTACCGCCGCTTTTCCCATCTGCTGCTGGCCTTCGCGGTGGTGCTGCCGCTCACCGCGGCGATGGGCTTCGTCTCCATGGGACGCGAATTCCAGTGGACCGGCGTTCCGCCCGCCGTGCTGCCGACACCGGCCCAGGGCCAGGCGCTCGACACCGCGGAGACCCGCATCAAGCTCTTCTACGCGCTCGGACTGGCCGCCCTGCTGGCCGCCTATGCGGCGCGCCACTGGTTCGCACGCCGTCCGCGAGGACCGTCGATCGCGCTGCGCTATCCGGGCCGCACGGTGCGTGTGCCGCGGGGCTGGAGCGTGCTCGAGGCCAGCCGCTCGCTAGGCATTGCGCACCTCTCGGTCTGCGGCGGACGCGCGCGCTGTTCGACCTGCCGTGTTCGCGTGCTCGGCCCCGCGGAACACATCGGCGAGGCGGGCCGCGACGAGCAGCGAACGCTTGACCGTGTGCGCGCACCCGGCGACGTGCGGCTGGCGTGCCAGCTGCGGCCGCGCGGCGACATCGAAGTCACTCCGCTGTTCGCACCGCCGCCCAACGCGGGCCGCCCCGCGCCGGTCAGCAGCTTCGGCCGAGAGCGCGACGTGGCCATTCTGTTCGTGGACCTGCGGCGCTGGTCCGGCTTGTCGGAGCGGCAATGGCCGTTCGACCTGGCCTATGTGCTCGACCGCTACTTCGCTACCGTGGGCGCGGCCGTGCGAGAAAGCGGCGGCGTGCCGAACCAGTTCATCGGCGACAGCGTGATGGCCATCTTCGGCCTCGAGACCGACCTGTCCACCGCATGCCGGCAGGCGCTGCGCGCGACCGAGCTCATCGGCGAACGCATGGATGCCTGGAGCGAAGGCTTCGAGGCCCAGTTCGGCCAGCGGCTGGACTTCGGCATGGGCCTGCACGCCGGGCGCGCGGCGGTGGGTGAAGTGGGCTACCTCGACACCACCACCTTCACCGCCATCGGCGAGGTGGTCAACACGGCGAGCCGTCTTCAGGACCACGCCAAGACCGCCGCATCGCGCCGGGTGGTTTCGCTGTTCGCGGCGCAGCAGGCCGGCTTCGCGCACAGCGTGGAACAGGTCGATACGCTGGTGGTGCGCGGGCGATCCGAACCCCTGGCGGTGATCTGTTCACCGCCGATGGCAACGCCCCTGTAA
- a CDS encoding Crp/Fnr family transcriptional regulator, whose protein sequence is MRAPLSTGMALTTPTTLRSSLALRRIALLEGLSDQRLDRLAQQCLWHSVDAGKPLLLRTEQHSDVFLLVSGQVRVTTYSANGRQVTFRDSEAGEHFGDIAAIDGGPRSADVVTLEPSVLASLDRLSFMALLRDEPLVAERVMQRLASLVRQLSERVIDLSTLGVQNRLHAELLRLARAAGVEGNQARLEPAPKHAALASQISTNREQVTRELNVLVRSGVLRKDGKDLLVADAERLERMVAQVRGDAG, encoded by the coding sequence ATGCGCGCGCCCCTATCGACCGGCATGGCCCTCACTACTCCAACCACTCTTCGTTCCAGCCTTGCGCTGCGCCGCATCGCGCTGCTCGAAGGCCTCTCCGACCAGCGTCTTGACCGGCTCGCGCAGCAATGCCTCTGGCACAGCGTCGACGCCGGCAAGCCGCTGTTGCTGCGCACCGAGCAGCACAGCGACGTGTTCCTGCTGGTCTCGGGGCAGGTGCGGGTGACCACCTATTCGGCCAACGGACGGCAGGTCACCTTCAGGGATTCGGAAGCCGGCGAGCATTTCGGCGACATTGCCGCCATCGACGGCGGGCCGCGCTCCGCCGATGTGGTCACGCTCGAACCCAGCGTGCTCGCCAGCCTCGACCGGCTTTCCTTCATGGCCCTGTTGCGCGACGAGCCCCTGGTGGCCGAGCGCGTGATGCAGCGGCTCGCGTCATTGGTGCGGCAACTGTCGGAACGCGTGATCGACCTGAGCACGCTGGGTGTTCAGAACCGGCTGCATGCCGAACTGCTGCGCCTCGCGCGCGCGGCCGGCGTGGAAGGCAACCAGGCAAGGCTGGAGCCGGCGCCCAAGCACGCGGCCCTGGCCAGCCAGATCAGCACCAACCGCGAACAGGTGACCCGCGAACTCAACGTGCTGGTGCGCAGCGGCGTGCTGCGCAAGGACGGCAAGGACCTTCTGGTGGCCGACGCCGAGCGGCTGGAGCGCATGGTCGCCCAGGTGCGCGGCGACGCCGGCTGA
- a CDS encoding DoxX family protein, giving the protein MNTQAVAADSARAPIAPSLASSSPAALDDSGKLLLRVAIGVLVLLHGIFKISAGVGFVSAMLVKAGLPGGLAYLVYVGEIVAPLLMIAGFWTRAAAGVVVINMLAAFGLVHMADLFSMTKQGGWALELQGLYLFGALSVVLLGAGRFSLGGLRGRWN; this is encoded by the coding sequence ATGAACACCCAGGCCGTAGCCGCCGATTCCGCGCGTGCGCCGATCGCACCTTCGCTCGCCTCTTCCTCCCCCGCCGCGTTGGACGATTCCGGCAAGCTGCTGCTGCGCGTCGCCATTGGCGTGCTCGTGCTGCTGCATGGCATTTTCAAGATCTCCGCCGGCGTGGGCTTCGTCAGTGCCATGCTGGTCAAGGCCGGCCTGCCCGGCGGGCTGGCCTACCTGGTGTACGTGGGCGAGATCGTGGCGCCGCTGCTCATGATCGCCGGTTTCTGGACCCGTGCCGCCGCCGGCGTGGTCGTCATCAACATGCTCGCGGCCTTCGGCCTGGTGCACATGGCCGACCTGTTCTCGATGACCAAGCAAGGCGGCTGGGCACTCGAACTGCAGGGCCTGTATCTGTTCGGCGCGCTCAGCGTGGTGCTTCTGGGCGCGGGCCGCTTCAGCCTCGGCGGTCTGCGCGGGCGCTGGAACTGA
- a CDS encoding sulfite exporter TauE/SafE family protein: MVFPLITDPHFYAVAIPAVLLLGISKSGFGAGFGSLAVPLMALAVTVPQAAAILMPLLLLMDLLGVAAFRRDFDRALLKFLIPFGLLGTVIGTLLFRTLSAHTVAGIVGVFTLLFLAQRLVFPPKPDDPLPSRAVGAALTAVSGFTSFIAHAGGPPVNAYVIPLRLKPVVFTATMAYFFFVVNLSKWIPYAWLGLIDLRTLATSAVLMPLAPLGVWVGIRIARRIDATWFYRFVYLGMLLTGLKLVYDGFLA; the protein is encoded by the coding sequence ATGGTCTTTCCCCTCATCACCGATCCGCATTTCTATGCGGTTGCCATTCCCGCCGTGCTGCTGCTCGGCATCAGCAAGAGCGGATTCGGCGCCGGTTTCGGCTCGCTCGCGGTGCCGCTGATGGCGCTGGCGGTCACGGTGCCGCAAGCCGCGGCCATCCTGATGCCGCTGCTGCTGTTGATGGACCTGCTCGGCGTGGCCGCCTTCCGCCGCGACTTCGACCGCGCGCTGCTCAAGTTCCTGATTCCGTTCGGGCTGCTCGGCACGGTGATCGGCACGCTGCTGTTCCGGACGCTCTCGGCCCACACCGTGGCCGGCATCGTCGGCGTGTTCACGCTGCTGTTCCTGGCGCAGCGGCTGGTGTTTCCGCCCAAGCCCGACGATCCGCTGCCCTCGCGTGCGGTGGGCGCGGCGCTCACGGCGGTGTCGGGCTTCACGAGCTTCATCGCCCACGCGGGCGGGCCGCCGGTCAATGCCTACGTGATTCCGCTGCGGCTCAAGCCGGTGGTATTCACCGCGACGATGGCGTACTTCTTCTTCGTGGTGAACCTGAGCAAGTGGATTCCGTACGCATGGCTCGGGCTGATCGACCTGCGCACGCTCGCCACGTCGGCGGTGCTGATGCCGCTGGCGCCGCTCGGCGTGTGGGTCGGCATTCGCATTGCGCGGCGCATCGACGCGACGTGGTTCTATCGCTTCGTGTACCTGGGCATGCTGTTGACCGGCCTGAAGCTCGTCTACGACGGCTTCCTGGCCTGA
- a CDS encoding DUF1428 domain-containing protein: protein MARYVDGFLVPVPSNNVEAYRKLARKAGKIWMEYGALEYVECIADDVKPGKLTSFPQSVKQKADETVAFSWIVYKSRKHRDAVNAKVMADPRIAAMDPKTMPFDAKRMMFGGFKSIVEF from the coding sequence ATGGCCCGCTATGTCGATGGCTTTCTCGTTCCCGTTCCCTCGAACAATGTCGAGGCTTACCGCAAGCTGGCGCGCAAGGCCGGCAAGATCTGGATGGAATACGGTGCGCTCGAATATGTGGAGTGCATCGCCGACGACGTGAAGCCCGGCAAGCTCACCTCGTTTCCCCAGAGCGTGAAGCAGAAGGCGGACGAAACAGTGGCGTTCTCGTGGATCGTCTACAAGTCGCGCAAGCACCGCGACGCGGTCAATGCCAAGGTCATGGCCGACCCGCGCATTGCCGCGATGGACCCGAAAACCATGCCCTTCGATGCGAAGCGGATGATGTTCGGCGGCTTCAAGTCGATCGTCGAGTTCTAA
- a CDS encoding DHA2 family efflux MFS transporter permease subunit — MTDTLDNNRKRWLALMVLCLGVLMIVLDTTIVNVALPSIRTDLGFTETSLVWVVNAYMLTFGGFLLLGGRLGDLYGHRRVFLVGLVLFTLASLACGIANSQGVLIAARAVQGLGGAVVSAVSLSLIMNLFTEPADRAKAMGVYGFVCAGGGSIGVLLGGLLTSTLSWHWIFLVNLPIGVAVYALCVALLPNARGQAHGEKLDVAGAVTVTLSLMLAVYGVVNGNEAGWGSTQTLGLLGAAVVLLAIFIAIEARVQHPLMPLGLFRLRSVSVANVVGVLWAAAMFAWFFISALYMQLVLNYTPMQIGLAFLPANIIMAVFSLGLSARLVMRFGIRKPLAAGLWLAAIGLALFARAPVNGSFVVDVLPGMMLLGLGAGMAFNPVLLAAMSEVDPADSGLASGVVNTAFMMGGALGLAVLASAAAARTGSMQAAGAQLPLALTGGYNLAFLVGAVFAALAGLIGALLLRTAPPGSTQNDKNNEGAAASASAANRAAAS; from the coding sequence ATGACCGACACACTCGACAACAACCGGAAGCGCTGGCTCGCATTGATGGTGCTGTGCCTCGGCGTGCTGATGATCGTGCTCGACACCACGATCGTGAACGTGGCATTGCCTTCCATTCGCACCGACCTGGGCTTCACCGAAACCTCGCTGGTCTGGGTGGTGAACGCCTACATGCTGACCTTCGGCGGCTTCCTGCTGCTGGGGGGCAGGCTCGGCGACCTCTACGGGCACCGCAGGGTCTTCCTGGTCGGCCTTGTGCTGTTCACGCTCGCCTCGCTGGCCTGCGGCATCGCCAACTCGCAAGGCGTGCTGATTGCGGCGCGCGCGGTGCAGGGGCTGGGCGGCGCGGTGGTGTCGGCCGTCTCGCTCTCGCTGATCATGAACCTGTTCACCGAACCGGCCGATCGCGCGAAGGCGATGGGCGTGTATGGCTTCGTCTGCGCGGGCGGCGGCAGCATCGGCGTGCTGCTGGGCGGGCTGCTCACGAGCACGCTGAGCTGGCACTGGATCTTCCTGGTCAACCTGCCGATCGGTGTGGCGGTGTATGCGCTGTGCGTGGCGCTGCTGCCCAACGCGCGCGGCCAGGCGCACGGCGAGAAGCTCGACGTGGCCGGCGCCGTCACCGTCACGCTGTCGCTCATGCTCGCGGTCTACGGCGTGGTCAACGGCAACGAAGCCGGCTGGGGTTCCACCCAAACGCTGGGCCTGCTCGGCGCTGCCGTGGTGCTGCTCGCGATCTTCATCGCCATCGAGGCGCGCGTGCAGCATCCGCTGATGCCGCTCGGCCTCTTCCGCCTGCGCAGCGTGTCGGTCGCCAACGTGGTGGGCGTGCTGTGGGCGGCGGCGATGTTCGCGTGGTTCTTCATCTCCGCGCTCTACATGCAGCTGGTGCTGAACTACACGCCGATGCAGATCGGCCTCGCCTTCCTGCCGGCCAACATCATCATGGCGGTGTTCTCGCTCGGCCTCTCGGCCAGGCTGGTGATGCGCTTCGGCATCCGCAAGCCGCTCGCGGCCGGACTCTGGCTCGCGGCCATCGGCCTCGCGCTCTTCGCGCGCGCGCCGGTCAACGGCAGCTTCGTCGTCGACGTGCTGCCCGGGATGATGCTGCTCGGCCTGGGCGCGGGCATGGCGTTCAACCCGGTGCTGCTCGCGGCCATGAGCGAGGTCGACCCGGCCGATTCGGGCCTCGCCTCGGGCGTGGTCAACACCGCCTTCATGATGGGCGGCGCACTCGGTCTCGCCGTGCTGGCCAGCGCCGCCGCGGCGCGCACCGGCTCGATGCAAGCAGCCGGGGCGCAGTTGCCTCTTGCGCTCACAGGCGGCTACAACCTTGCGTTTCTTGTCGGCGCCGTGTTCGCGGCGCTCGCGGGCTTGATCGGGGCCTTGCTGCTTCGCACTGCGCCACCGGGGTCCACTCAGAACGACAAGAACAACGAAGGGGCCGCGGCATCCGCAAGCGCGGCCAACCGTGCGGCGGCGTCCTGA
- a CDS encoding VOC family protein: MSPIHAYLSFDGNAAEAMRFYEKTLGGTMQMMMTMGEAPGAQHFPPGAEKRIMHAALAYGDGMLMASDTMPGQAYEGMKGFGVALTLETVAEAKRVFDAFADGGTVTMPFEKTFWVEGFGMVTDRFGTPWLINGGKSLV, from the coding sequence ATGTCCCCCATCCACGCTTATCTCTCGTTCGACGGCAACGCCGCCGAAGCCATGCGCTTCTATGAGAAAACACTCGGCGGCACCATGCAGATGATGATGACCATGGGCGAAGCGCCGGGCGCCCAGCACTTTCCGCCCGGCGCCGAAAAACGCATCATGCATGCGGCCCTGGCCTACGGCGACGGCATGCTGATGGCTTCCGACACCATGCCCGGGCAGGCCTACGAAGGCATGAAGGGCTTCGGCGTCGCGCTCACCCTCGAGACCGTCGCGGAAGCGAAGCGCGTGTTCGACGCCTTCGCCGACGGCGGCACCGTCACGATGCCTTTCGAGAAAACCTTCTGGGTCGAAGGCTTCGGCATGGTGACCGACCGCTTCGGTACCCCATGGCTCATCAATGGCGGCAAGTCGCTGGTCTGA
- a CDS encoding SRPBCC family protein translates to MLKTIALAVLALIAALLIFAATRPDTFRVERTARIQAPAEKIFPLIGDFHRWGTWSPYEKLDPEMKREFGGTPSGKGATYAWDSKGKAGAGRMEIMESSPSSRIAIKLDFIKPFEGHNTAEFTLKPEGDATQVTWAMYGPNPYVAKLMGIFFNMDQMIGKDFEAGLASLKTATEK, encoded by the coding sequence ATGCTCAAGACCATCGCCCTCGCCGTGCTCGCGCTGATTGCCGCGCTGCTGATCTTCGCAGCCACCCGGCCCGACACCTTCCGCGTCGAGCGCACCGCGCGCATCCAGGCGCCGGCCGAGAAGATCTTTCCGTTGATCGGCGACTTCCATCGCTGGGGCACCTGGTCTCCCTACGAGAAGCTCGACCCGGAAATGAAGCGGGAATTCGGCGGCACACCGAGCGGCAAGGGCGCCACCTATGCCTGGGACAGCAAGGGCAAGGCGGGTGCGGGTCGCATGGAAATCATGGAGTCATCGCCTTCCTCCAGGATCGCGATCAAGCTCGACTTCATCAAACCTTTCGAAGGCCACAACACGGCCGAGTTCACGCTGAAACCAGAGGGCGATGCCACGCAGGTCACCTGGGCCATGTACGGCCCCAACCCCTATGTTGCAAAACTCATGGGCATTTTTTTCAACATGGACCAGATGATCGGCAAGGACTTCGAAGCAGGCCTTGCCAGTCTCAAGACAGCCACTGAAAAATAA